The DNA sequence AGGCGGGCTCAGCACCGGGGCCTGGGTGCTGAGCAGTCCTCCATTTGTACTACAGACACTTTGACAAAGACAAGTCGGGCCGGCTGAACCACcaggagttcaagtcctgcctgcGCTCCCTGGGTTATGACCTGCCCATGGTGGAGGAAGGGGAGCCAGACCCCGAGTTCGAGGCAATCCTAGACACCGTGGATCCGAACAGGTGAGCTATAGGGATGGTGCTGGAGGCAGCTCGGTCTTCGGTTCCTCCTGTGCCCCCCTTGCTCACTGCACTCGCTCCTCCCCAGGGACGGCCACGTCTCCCTGCAAGAATACATGGCTTTCATGATCAGCCGGGAGACGGAGAACGTCAAATCCAGCGAGGAGATCGAGAGCGCCTTCCGGGCCCTGAGCTCCGAGGGAAAGCCTTACGTGACCAAGGAGGAACTATACCAGGTCTGGGGCTCTGCTTCCCTACCCTGGGGACAAGGGTTGAGGTTTCCTTTGGAAAGTAAAGCCTGAGCTTGCCCcggggtcagggtcagggtcagaaTGAGTCTAAGTTAACAAACCTCCCTTTTGAGCCCTCTTCTGCTGGGTGCAGGCATTTTATCCCCATTTACCAGTGAAACTCACTCCAGACCTGTCTGAAGCGGCTCTTAGAAGTGGCTGTGGTCTCTGGGCAGGGACATTCCCGATGTCCGCACCTCCCCCGGGTGTCAGCAGACTGGACTGACAGGTGTGGTCCCTTCCCCTCCAGAACCTGACTCGGGAACAAGCCGACTACTGCGTCTCCCACATGAAGCCCTACGTGGATGGCAAGGGCCGCGAACTCCCCACCGCCTTCGACTACGTGGAGTTCACCCGCTCGCTCTTCGTGAACTGATCCCGCTCCTCGCTCCGCCCGGCCCACGCTGCCCGCCCTGCCGTTGCCTTGCTGCATGACACCTCCTCTCTGTGCTCTTAAAATATTCCAGTGTTACTTTCCAATGTGAGCTTAAGTCCGCTTAGCCTGGGAGAAGACTTAGTAGAAAATGGTGCTTCGATAAACCGCTTCCGGTCAAGTCGCATTTGCCCCGTTGCCGTGGGGACCCAGATTCCCTTCGTGAAGCCCGCTGCCCCATTCCGACTCGGCAATCTCGGCGGCGGGCCAGATCCCCTCttgttctctcccctcccttttgttttcatgtgaaagacaaataaatgacttGACTCCCCCAGAAGCTCGTGTTGTCTTCATTCAGCCTCTGTTGGAACTCCAGAGCCTAGCTCAGGTGCAGCTTgctcctgcccccaacccccacccccaccccggttGTCCTCAGGTGGCCACCTCTGCTGCCAGCTGCTCCAGGTCCTCTGCCTCCCGGGGTCCTTGTTCAGTGAACTCGGTGCTCAGCTGCCACACCTTTACAGTGCCCTTGGCGTCACCGGCAGCCAGGAGCTGAGTCTGCTGGCGATTAAACTCAAGACAGTAGACCGGGCTATCATCCTGGGTTTGCTTGATTGAAACTGTGGGTTTCTGGGAACTTTTCCGTAGATCAAACAGCTGCACATCAcctgcagggagagagaatcatggGACAAGAGGCCCAGAACAGCGGCCTGTGCACCCAGGAAGAGAAACTCACGGCACAAGAGAGGTCCACCTGGTTtagccctccttcccccacctgctgcctctccccagctcagaATTCCAAGTACGTGCTGGGCCCGTATCACTTAAATGGATCTGAGCCTATCGTCCTATTTCCTACCTTCCCCGGAAGCAGCCGCAAACACCAAGGGGCGCACTGGCGACCAGCGCACGGCAAACAGGTACTTGTGGGACAGCTgcagggaggccaggggctgGGCCTGCAACATGGAGTACAGGTGGATGTGGCCGTCGGTCCCCGCACTCAGGAAGAGATTCCTGGACGGGATGAAGGGCAGAGAGCCAGGCAAGGGCATGAGCACCGGGTGTCCTGCCCAACTCCCCCTGGGCTGTCACGTTCCTGAAAAGTCCCCGTGGACCCCCAAACTATAAATCCCCTTAGGGAGAGAAGGGCCAATCCCCGGGAGCCAACCACCCGAGCGCCGGGTAGGAGGGCTCAAATAGCGAAGACCTGGGCCCAGGCCAGACCACAAGCCCTGTAGGCCGCTCTATGGGGCTTCCTCACCCTCCCTGTGCCAGGTGCCCTGTGGCCTCCTCTACCTGTGGAAGGGGGAACAGCTCACAGAGTAGATGGGACCACCATGGGGAGAGAAGGTGAACCGTGCCGGGGCCCGCAAGGGCACAGAGCTAGGCATCCGCGTGAGGGCGGCCTCTTCTGCTGCCAGGGAACACTTGAGCGGGAAGCCACCTTCCGTGCCCAGAACAAAGAGGCTGGGGTCAAAGCCGGAGAAAGCCACCGCCGTAGCACCCACCTCGGTCTCCCCCCGGGGAGGCTGTGGAGAAATGAATGGCAGGGCAGACAGAGCCAAGGGAATCTGGTCAGAGTCCCACAAGAGCCCGGTCACGCGAGCGGGAGCCACGGGACCTCAGTTGCTAGCACCGCTGCCCGTGCCGCCTGCCGCCACCCCCAAGGCCCACTTGCAGGGGTCCtacggtgggtgggtgggggcggcaGCTGGGGCCCCACGTACCTTCTTTAGCTTGGTGTTCCTCGGGAGCTGCTGCACGACCAGGGCGAAGCCCTCCGTGAGCTGCAGctggcccgccccgcccccctgccaGAGCAGCACTTTCCCGTCCGTGGCCACACTCAGCACCTGGAAGCGGTGGCTGTGCCGGGGCTCAGGTAGCCAAAGCACCTGGGACAACAGGGTACGGGACCAAGGTCAAGAAAGAGCTGCTTGCTCCCCAGGCTGCCCCCATTTCCCAGCAAGACCGGCGGTCACCCTCATCCCCCAACTACCCCTTCTCTTGCGGGAAAACCAAAGGGGGAATTCTGGGGGAGGCCCGGAACCGCCTCACACACCTGGGGGCAGGCCCGAGGGTTCCGAGCTCCCTCCCTGAGACGCCAGGATAGCTGGGGGCCCCACATGGCCACTCGGAAGTTGGGGGAGCTGGGAATGGCCCAGGGCCAGGGCGTGGCAGGGGGGCGGGTGTGACTTCTGCCCCGGGAGCTAAGAATGCCAAAGAATGCCGAAGGCCTCTGTCCCTAACTGCCAACTCCTTGGTGACCTGCTGTGGCTGTGTGAGCAGACCCCCTCTCTTCCGTTTCACCTCAAGGAGCAGGCCAGCGACAGCAGCACTCAGctcagggagaaggggaaggtgcctccccgcccccaccgcggCCCACTGCTCTGACCTGGTACACAGGGTCGGTGTGCGTGTCGTCCGTCAGGCCCGTGCGCCACAGCAGCGGGTCCTCGGGATGGCTCACGTCCCACACCAGCACCTCACCACTGTACAACCCGCCTGCGGGACCAAGCGCGCCCGGACAAGAGCTGACTCACGCGCAACAACCCGGTGCCCCAACCCAGCACCAGCCCCGCCCGCCCAGGGAGCAAGGACGGAGAGCCGCTTCCCCAGAGTCTCCCCAGAGTCGCCCGGGGGGAGGAAAagtcctgccctccccccactccggCCTGctgtgcccccacccacccactgccAGGCTGATCTCCAGGCCCGGCACCCTGCTGTGCCCTCCCGCACAACCCCTTTCCCAACACGTGTGGCTCCTGTCACCACCCATGGCTCCCCGAGGGTGCCCATGTCGCCCTGCCTCGAGTCCTGACCAGGCTGCACCCTTGCATGGCCCACACCCCATCAAGACTCAGCGAGGACCCGCCAAcgcccccaccacctcctccccctccccttcttcctccccccgctttcctccccatcctcctcctccacgCTCCACAACTGGCACGGCATCCTCACCTGAGCCCAGGGCTCTGCTCCCCAAGCAGACCTGCCCCAGCCGTGCCTGGGGGCCGAGGGCCCAGTGGAGAGCTCCCCTGTGGGCACCCTGCACAGGGTGGGGAGCAGAAGACGGCTCACCTGCGACATGGGACGGCTGCGTGGGGTGGAAGGCCAGGCACATGACGGCGCTGGGCACCTCCACCACTGCTGACGGCTGCTGGGGGTTCAGGCCTCGCCTGTCCAGGTTCCAGGCACACACGAAGGACTTCAGTGTGCTCCAGTCCCCGTCGTCCAACCTGCACAGGGACATGCCTGAGCCGGCTCTGCCCCGAGGCCAGGACCTCGTCCCCGCCCTGCTCCTAGCACCAGACCCGCCACCCACCCACCGCCCCCAGATCAGCCTGCGTCCCCGTCACACCCAGACCGTACTGGGTGCTGTAGTGGCACAGGTTCCTCCATAGCACAGTGGCAGGACCTTCTCTAGAAAAGGGCTCCCGAGAACCAAGATGGGTCCACACGATAGCAGGGTCGGGGAACCGTGGCCCATCAGGAAATGGCTCACGGAGAAGAGGGGGCAGGCCCAGGGCGCACTGCCCTATGCTGGCAGGTGGGCACCAGGACTGTGGGCTCTAagcccctccctctgctgctcttCCCAGCCAACCCGGTGCCTAGGCAGCCTCGAGAGTAAGAAGACTCCCAGAACGGCCAGGCTCCAGGCCAACCTTCAGCacacagacagggagaaagaggctTAAGCCAGAGTCTGAGGACCTCCCATTGCCCCACAGCCACCCCTGCTGCCACTCACCGGCCATAGGCACAGGCCACCACGGAGCCGGTGGTGTTCCAGGAGACACTGGTCACATGCAGACCCTGCCCCTGGGCTGGGGGGTAGCCCAGGGTGTGCAGACACGTGACCTGCAAGAGACAAACCATCCCTAGCCCTGAGCCACAGAGCCACCCAACAGGCGGCCTTGTAGCCACCTAAAAAACACTACATACAAGCTTGGACCTCCAAAGCCACCCAGGTCCACTGCCCGGTCCTGGAGGGAAATGCAGAGCCTTCATCCCAACACCACCCCAAATAGGATACTTCCAGAAACCCAGAAGAAAGGATCTTACGAACCGAGACAGATGCCAGGTTCTGGCTCAGAGTAAGACCCTGTTCTGTACACAGTTTCAAAAGCTCTGGCTTCTGGAACTGGATGGTGCTGTATGTGCCACTAGACTATGCACCTGGAAATGGTTACagtttggggcgcccggggggctcagtcggttcagcgtccgacttcagctcgggtcatgatcgcgcggtccgtgagtctgagccccacgtcgggctctgggctgcccctccctggcttgcactctctctctcaaaaacaaataaacattaaagcaatttttttaatggttacaattttatgaatattctaccacattaaaaaaaatttttttttaaacctctggcAGCTTCGCTCTCAGCCCATAGCAGCCTGGCACACCAAATGAAAAGGCTGGCAGTGCTGGCCACTGTGAGCGATCAGCCCAAGGTTTCTGGGGGGGGGATGTGCCACACAGATCAAAAGGTCTGTGAAAAGCTGCGTACTCCTTGACCTTATGACTCCATATAAAGAAACTACCCGATGGAAAGAATCTAAAACGTGCAAAAAGCTGTATGGCGggaaccctcacacactgctAGCAAGGACGGAGAACGGCAAGGCCACGGTGGGGAGACAGTCTGGTGGGTCTTCAAAAGCTAAAACATAGAGGCACCAcacaacccagcaattctgcCCCTAGGTGCACGCCCAAGAGAACTGAGCACACACGTTTACAGGGGCGCCCTGCTGGCTCTGTCcctggagcatgtgactctggatctcagggtcgtgagttcaagctccacgctgggcacagagattgcttaaaaattttttaaagattaaaaaaaaaagctgtcaagtGTGGTAGGAGGTGGAGGGAACTCAAGAAAAccttttggcggggggggggggggggggggggggcggggtgcctgggtggctcagccagttgggcatctgacttcggctcaggtgataatCTTGCAATTTGTTGAGTTCGgacccacgccaggctctgtgctgacagattggagcctggagcctgctttggattctgcatctccctctctctctgcccttcccctactcatgctgtgtatctctccctctctctctcaaggataaataaacattaggaaaaattaaaagaaaagaaaagaaaagaaaaaagaaaaggaaaggaaaggaaaggaaaggaaaggaaaggaaaggaaaggaaaggaaaagaaaggaaaggaaagaaaagaaagaaggaaggaaggaaggaaggaaggaaggaaggaaggaaggaaggaaggaaacaaacaaacaaacctttggGGTCTGATCACATTCGGTTTCTTGATCTGGGTTCTGGCTCCACAGAAATGTTTTACTTTGGAAAGCCACAGGCCTGGACACTTGTGGTTTGTGCACTTTTTTACGTCATGTTCAACTAAAGTGTACATCAGAAAGGCACCACAGACATTAAGTTATTTGTCACAACACCACGTATACCTGCAACCACTGCTTATACCCAGTGCACTTTAAAATCTGAAGATAAACCTACAACATGGGAGAAGCAGGGGGACAAGGGACTTGTCTACACCTTCACTGTGGCGGACACGTGTTGGCCAAGACTCAGAACGGCATGgccatgcctgggtggctcagtcagttaagcgtctgacttcggctcaggtcacgacctcacagttcgtgagttcgagcctcgcatcaggatctctgctgtcagcacggagcctgcttcagatcctctgcctccctctctctctgcccctcccttcctgcttgttttctcctccccccctcctcaaataaacattaaaaaaagaaaaaagaaaaaaaagactcagacCGGCACAATGGGTGAACTGCCTGCACAAAGAACACACCTGGATAAACTCGGCTCAAAAATATAAAGTGTATGGATGAAACATTAggtggtgttttatttttacttatttttattttttcgagagagagcgtgtgcaagcaaaatagggacaaagggagagggagagagagaatctcgagcaggctccacgctcagtgcagagcctaatgtggggctcaatctcatgaccatgagatcaacagaaatcaatagtcagatgctcaatcaactgagccacccaggctctaaTTAGGTGTTTCAAAAGGACAAGTGTGAAGTCTCCGTAGCAACCTGACAACACAGAACAGGCTTTGCTCCtgaccagaaaagaccccaagaCTGGCCACAGTGACTCACAGCTGTCAACACACGTGTGAAACAAGAGGCAGGAAACAACAGAACCAGGAGGTCGGCGGTTCCAATGGGAGACCCTGGGTGGTCTCTTCCTTATCTCCAATTTCTAAGCTTTCCACAAGGTTGTCCCACTGATTTTAGAATTCTGACATTATGGTTTCTCGTTAAGAGCAGCATCCCAGCCCTTCCAGAGCTACTACAGCAGTGCCAGGGACAATGATGAAATGTCAAGGCCAACACATTGacagaagtagagagaaaaaCCCCAAGACAGTAATTCCATCATGAGGGAATCAACAAAGAACTGATGCCAAACAAGAAGTGGGAGGACAGACTCGCTGTCGATGTGATATAGCAGCAAACTGCTAACGCCCTCCTCTGCCCAATGCTCGCACACCGCTAACACGCGGGGCTGTCCAGGGCCAGCTCACCAGGCTGCCACTCAAAGGGTGCAGACTGATCTCCCGCCTACCCTCCCGTTTCTGGAGGATACCTCTCTAGAAGTGAAGCTGGGTGTCCACCCACAGGGGACTCAGATAAAGGACGACGTGTCTGTGCAGTGGGACCCAGTGTAGCCGCTGGGACGCCTACAGCACCTTTGTAGGAACTGACATGGAAAGCGCGAAGTGAGGAAGGTCATCAGGAAAACATACAGTGCTTTCCACTTGTTTAAAATGTTCTCAGTGACAACACTAGTTATGATGCTTGTGTTAGTGTAACACAGAGAAGACTCTAAAGGCGTGTGGGCGTGGGAACAAAGTGTCCCCTCCCACTGTCTACATGGTATATGTTCTGTATTTCTATACTGCCTGGACTTGTTATAATGAACATACACTGCCTCTGTAGTCAGAAAACAGATAttttggcacctgggtggctgaatctgTTAATAAGGGTCCGAGttcagctaaggtcacgatctcacggcttgtgagttcgagccccgcatcaggctctgtgctgacagctcggggccttgagcctgctttggattcggtctccatctctctctgtccctctcctgctcatggtctgtctctctctcgctctctcaaatataaataaacattaaaaaatttttttaaaggaaaaaaacgtATTTTTTAAAGGGGGAGAAAGTAACACACACTTGGACCAAGTTAATCCATAGAAATGTGGGAACGTgctaataataaagaacaaaagctTAACCTCTGTAAAACTGGGTGGTGGGGCGGTGGGGACGGGGGGCACGAGCAATGGCAAAGAGAGACAACATGCTaggctcttcctcttccctgagCCCTTCTTGTGCCCGGTTTATAAGGAGTCAGTGACTGCCCACTGAGGTGTGGCCTCGGCAACTGCATTTCAGAGTGAGTTTGAGGACTTCCCTCAAACTGATTTTCCCAAGCCTTCCAGTGGCTTggtgggaagagggcagaggagggggaggggctagaACAGGGCTATGACCTCTGAATACATAGTTACTCATCTGTTTCTACAGGAAGAAAgcactgtacaaaaaaaaaaagtctggctcAGAACTCCAAGGCTCCCCAGTCGGGGGCCGCAGCCGTGAGCGAGCAGTCTGTCCACAGGGGAGGCTGAGGCCCAGCACGGAGCAAAAGCCAAGAGCCCCCCATTCATCTCAAAGCCTAGCCTGCCTGTGCGGCCGGACACCTAAGTGTACAGGGTCACTCTGAGCTGAGCCTCGGAGACACTGAAGTCACTAGAGCATGGCAGTGAAACCAGACAGACCAGGGCTCAAATCCCAGCCTGGCCCGTTACAGCTGGGTGACCGTGGACAAGTCAgttagcctctctgggccttgtCTATAAAACAGAGATCATCCAAGTACCGCCTCACGCCGCCGTGCTGAGGAGTGAATGAGACGGCACAGAGAGCCCTCACCACATGGTGTCAGGGGAGACAGCCGAGCAGTGGACAAAGTCTGGTCCAGAGTCAGACTCCCCACGTTCAGGCCTTGCCTCTACTGCTCACTAGCTCCATGTGATCCCAGAAAAATCGTTTCAACTCAGGagcctccccatccccagctgTAAATGGAGGTAACCACAAACTACTTCTTGACAGCAGGGAAGGCTCGATGACTTACTCTCATAAAACTCAGCTCAGCACCTGGCAAAAAGTAAGACCTCCATGAACGCAGTTACTATTATTGCTATTAACAGCATCTGGCCTAAGAGGACTTCAAACGGGGGCGGGCGAGGCTCAagctggggcagaggaggagggcgTCCCAGGCTGCAGTTCCCTACCGTTGGCTGCTGCTCTGTCCAGTTCACCTCGAAGCCGTCAAAAGCGTGGCTCTGCCAGTTCTTATTCAGCTCTCGAATAACCATGGCCTCCACCCTCCGAAGAAAGGCTGCAAGCCTGGGGCTGTCGTGCTGGGCCACAGTCCGAGCGCCGACCGGTGCAGGGACCTCGGTCTGCACCTCAGCATCCGCATGCTTCCGGGTCTGGACAGACGCTTCAGCAGTGGCAATGCTCGCCGTCTGGCAACTTTTCTGCAGAAAATCAAAACCCAGTGGTCACCAGTCAGCGGTCAGTGGTGACCAGTCAACCCAGGTCGCTAGTGACCGCCTGCCTGGGCACTCTGTTCCCCCTACTAAACAGCACCCCTCCCGCGCTGCTGCTTACCCTCGGGCCAACGGGCCTCTGGTCATCCTGCCTGCCCCAGTCTGTCCCTTGGCTCTTGTAACTGGCCCATCTTTCAAAGGAGGAGCCCGATCTGTGCGCTATGGGTGAAGATGATCCCTCAACCCTCCTATGTGCACTGGGCCACAGTGAGTGGTTCAGGGGTGGTCAACATGATCCAGTAAGAGCCTGACCCAGGACTTTCGGTGACACTAGGACACCATTTGGAGGGGATGCTGGAgtgtcacttttctttttttttcccaggagTGCCCGTTTGAAGATCCTGACAGCAATAAGAATCCTGTAATATTACAGCCAGCAGTGGTCATCCCAGCCAGCACAGGGAAGCATCGCAGACCTGGCCACCAGCATCTCCCTCCCTTCGCAGGCCCCTTCCAAGGTGCCCCCGTGATCAAAGGAAGCAGGTGAGTCTGTGATGAGCTGGTTGGTAGAAAGAAGGCAGGCTTCTCCCCAGCTGCCTCTTTTCTCCACCCTGACCTCTGTCTCCAATTCCTTGTCCCCTCTTTAGCTGGCCACAGGGATAGACATCAGATCAGGGAAGGAACTACCAGCCTCCCTTTCTTATGAACAGGACCCATCATTTATCAAATGAGGGGGCCTAGCAGATCGTCATCTGCAAGAGGCTCTGCTCACACAGCCCCTCACCAGGCACCTGAACGTGCAGGGCAACGGCGAGGCCCGGAACCCCTGTGCACCTCCCCCACCTGGCTCGGGCttgggagggcagggctgtgcaCTAGGCCAGTGCTAGTAAGCCTAAAGGAAGGGAGCGGGCCCCACACAGGGGCAGCTCTTCCTAGTACATGAAACACCTGTCGCCACGCTCCCCATCACATTCCACTAAATTGTCTTTTCTTATCCACCTCCCATTAAATGGAGTTCCTCCAGCATCAGAACCCTGTCtgatctctatacccagcacTTTGCACGTATTTGGCACACAACACAAGCCCATTTAGAcaagatatatgtacatatatttttagatatctATCTCCACTATACTGTATGTATTATGTTGTATACACACATAGACTATATGTATTACACATATACTATTTACATCTATTTCctttacaccacacacacacacacacacacacacacacacacacacattatttacCGAGTGTCCACTTGCCAGGCACTGTCTGGGTACTATGGAtacagcagaaaacaaaattagcaaAATCCCTGTGCCCGAGAAGCTTCCACAGGGGTTGGGGGTACACGAACAAGAAAATACCCACCAACTACCTATGGTGCCAAGTGCAGCAGATGtgtgggagagaagggaacagcCAGGGAGGTCTCTGGGGAAATGGCACTTGAGCTGAGGTGTGAAGGACAAGGGGAGAGCTGCAGGAGAGGGTCCTGGACAGAGATGGGAGGGGGAGGCCAGAGCAAAACCTTACAGTAGAAAACGTTCCGTGCTCAGAGACTGGACAGCAGGTGGCGTGCCTGGCCACAGTGGGTAAGGAGGGTGGCCCGAGCACAAGGGCAAGGCCAGGAGGTGTCTGAGAGCCACAAGGTGTGGCCTGAGTGGGTTGTAAGCAGGGCCATGCCTTTTTGGCTGCTCGGGAAGAGGCGAGGAGCAGAGGACAGGTTTGACAACCAGTGGAATGTGATGGCAAATTCTGggaaaagagaacacagaagcaGTTCTCCTGGGCCTCGTTTAGACCGAGATGCCTCCCATCCACATGGAGGTGTTGAGGATTCCCGAGAGTGGTTGCAAGGCGTGAGGCTCTGGAGAACATCCGACAGAGACATGACTTGAAACCACAGCACTGGAGGGGTCCACCAAGGGAGTGTGCACACTGAGGAATTCGTGGATGGGCATGAGGATCAGAAAGCATacaggcttggggtgcctgggtggctcagttggttaaacatctgacttcagctcaggtcatgatctcacggttcatgggttggagcctcatgtcgggctctgtgctgacagctcggagcctggagcctgcttcggattctgtgtctccctcgctctctgcgcctcctctgctcgtgctctgactctctgtctcacaaaaataaataaaatagaagaagaagaagaagaagaagaagaagaagaagaagaagaagaagaaagaagaagaaagaaaaagaaagaaaaagaaagaaaaagaaagaaaaagaaagaaaaagaaagaaaaagaaagaaaaagaaaagtaaagaaagtgtacagcctgagccaaaattctAAGAGACTGGGTGAAAATCAAACTTCCAGAAGCCACAATGATGGCGAGAGTGTTAGTTACTAAGTGCTAACTCAGGCACTGTCCCAAAAGTTTTACCCATATCTTATtcatcctcacaaccaccctatGAAGAAACTCCTATTTTTGCATTACTAACATGGACACTAAGGCACAAAGAAGTAATTCACCCAAGACCACACGGCAAAGAGGTGATCACagtagggcttgaattcaggcAGTCTGACCTGTGACACGAAACTGTCCCTCAGCCATGGTGTTCTCACCCAGTCTAACATCCTGGACACTCATCACATCAGATAAACTCAAAAAGTTTCTAAAAGAATGGTACCCCAATGACTTAATCTAGGACAAAAATGTCCACAAGATAGCAAGCTGTTATCTTTCCATCTACTTCCATTAATATTtctttgctggggcgcctgggtggctcagtcggttgagcgtccaacttcagctcaggtcatgatctcacagtttgtgggttcgagccccgcgtcgggctctgtgctgacagctcggagcctggagcctgcttctgattctgtgtctccctctcgctctctgcccctcccccactcgtgctctgtctctctctcaaaaataaataaacattaaaaatttttcttaaatatttctttgctaCTTGCTTATTCAGACAAAAGACAAATGTCAAAACACTAGGgaaaattcagaggaaaaaaaaaacttaaaaccaatGACACACTGCACCCACAATTTTTTCTGTGAATTCGTAGGAAACTACTATCATTATTCTCTTTTCACT is a window from the Felis catus isolate Fca126 chromosome D4, F.catus_Fca126_mat1.0, whole genome shotgun sequence genome containing:
- the DYNC2I2 gene encoding cytoplasmic dynein 2 intermediate chain 2 isoform X1; its protein translation is MATRAQPGPFRPAGSAGAEALATGGAASAGGPGRPGPLQDETLGVASVPSQWRGVQGIRRETMVDTGMSWRLLKNMDVWLPAVLATLKSCQTASIATAEASVQTRKHADAEVQTEVPAPVGARTVAQHDSPRLAAFLRRVEAMVIRELNKNWQSHAFDGFEVNWTEQQPTVTCLHTLGYPPAQGQGLHVTSVSWNTTGSVVACAYGRLDDGDWSTLKSFVCAWNLDRRGLNPQQPSAVVEVPSAVMCLAFHPTQPSHVAGGLYSGEVLVWDVSHPEDPLLWRTGLTDDTHTDPVYQVLWLPEPRHSHRFQVLSVATDGKVLLWQGGGAGQLQLTEGFALVVQQLPRNTKLKKPPRGETEVGATAVAFSGFDPSLFVLGTEGGFPLKCSLAAEEAALTRMPSSVPLRAPARFTFSPHGGPIYSVSCSPFHRNLFLSAGTDGHIHLYSMLQAQPLASLQLSHKYLFAVRWSPVRPLVFAAASGEGDVQLFDLRKSSQKPTVSIKQTQDDSPVYCLEFNRQQTQLLAAGDAKGTVKVWQLSTEFTEQGPREAEDLEQLAAEVAT
- the DYNC2I2 gene encoding cytoplasmic dynein 2 intermediate chain 2 isoform X4, which encodes MRLQPMNLPRQCLASGHSKSCQTASIATAEASVQTRKHADAEVQTEVPAPVGARTVAQHDSPRLAAFLRRVEAMVIRELNKNWQSHAFDGFEVNWTEQQPTVTCLHTLGYPPAQGQGLHVTSVSWNTTGSVVACAYGRLDDGDWSTLKSFVCAWNLDRRGLNPQQPSAVVEVPSAVMCLAFHPTQPSHVAGGLYSGEVLVWDVSHPEDPLLWRTGLTDDTHTDPVYQVLWLPEPRHSHRFQVLSVATDGKVLLWQGGGAGQLQLTEGFALVVQQLPRNTKLKKPPRGETEVGATAVAFSGFDPSLFVLGTEGGFPLKCSLAAEEAALTRMPSSVPLRAPARFTFSPHGGPIYSVSCSPFHRNLFLSAGTDGHIHLYSMLQAQPLASLQLSHKYLFAVRWSPVRPLVFAAASGEGDVQLFDLRKSSQKPTVSIKQTQDDSPVYCLEFNRQQTQLLAAGDAKGTVKVWQLSTEFTEQGPREAEDLEQLAAEVAT
- the DYNC2I2 gene encoding cytoplasmic dynein 2 intermediate chain 2 isoform X2 — translated: MATRAQPGPFRPAGSAGAEALATGGAASAGGPGRPGPLQDETLGVASVPSQWRGVQGIRRETKSCQTASIATAEASVQTRKHADAEVQTEVPAPVGARTVAQHDSPRLAAFLRRVEAMVIRELNKNWQSHAFDGFEVNWTEQQPTVTCLHTLGYPPAQGQGLHVTSVSWNTTGSVVACAYGRLDDGDWSTLKSFVCAWNLDRRGLNPQQPSAVVEVPSAVMCLAFHPTQPSHVAGGLYSGEVLVWDVSHPEDPLLWRTGLTDDTHTDPVYQVLWLPEPRHSHRFQVLSVATDGKVLLWQGGGAGQLQLTEGFALVVQQLPRNTKLKKPPRGETEVGATAVAFSGFDPSLFVLGTEGGFPLKCSLAAEEAALTRMPSSVPLRAPARFTFSPHGGPIYSVSCSPFHRNLFLSAGTDGHIHLYSMLQAQPLASLQLSHKYLFAVRWSPVRPLVFAAASGEGDVQLFDLRKSSQKPTVSIKQTQDDSPVYCLEFNRQQTQLLAAGDAKGTVKVWQLSTEFTEQGPREAEDLEQLAAEVAT
- the DYNC2I2 gene encoding cytoplasmic dynein 2 intermediate chain 2 isoform X3; protein product: MATRAQPGPFRPAGSAGAEALATGGAASAGGPGRPGPLQDETLGVASVPSQWRGVQGIRRETMVDTGMSWRLLKNMDVWLPAVLATLKSCQTASIATAEASVQTRKHADAEVQTEVPAPVGARTVAQHDSPRLAAFLRRVEAMVIRELNKNWQSHAFDGFEVNWTEQQPTVTCLHTLGYPPAQGQGLHVTSVSWNTTGSVVACAYGRLDDGDWSTLKSFVCAWNLDRRGLNPQQPSAVVEVPSAVMCLAFHPTQPSHVAGGLYSGEVLVWDVSHPEDPLLWRTGLTDDTHTDPVYQVLWLPEPRHSHRFQVLSVATDGKVLLWQGGGAGQLQLTEGFALVVQQLPRNTKLKKPPRGETEVGATAVAFSGFDPSLFVLGTEGGFPLKCSLAAEEAALTRMPSSVPLRAPARFTFSPHGGPIYSVSCSPFHRPSPWPPCSCPTSTCLPCAGRQCAPWCLRLLPGKVMCSCLIYGKVPRNPQFQSSKPRMIARSTVLSLIASRLSSWLPVTPRAL